The Flavobacterium faecale genome has a segment encoding these proteins:
- a CDS encoding response regulator produces the protein MIKKVLLIDDDPITNFVNSKIIKNLKLCELVDIKTSGQLALDYLYGLENDFPELILLDINMPIMSGFDFLEEYYKYGFNCNKSRIIMLTSSVFEFDKTKALQFDKVISFVSKPLTDEKVLSMYNLLT, from the coding sequence ATGATAAAAAAAGTACTTCTAATAGACGATGATCCAATCACTAATTTTGTCAATTCAAAAATTATCAAAAATTTGAAATTGTGCGAACTAGTGGACATTAAAACCTCTGGTCAATTGGCCTTAGATTATCTCTATGGATTGGAGAACGATTTTCCTGAGTTGATTTTGTTGGATATTAATATGCCAATAATGAGTGGTTTTGACTTTTTGGAAGAATATTATAAGTATGGATTCAATTGCAATAAAAGTCGAATTATAATGTTAACATCATCGGTGTTTGAATTTGATAAAACCAAAGCACTTCAGTTTGACAAAGTGATTTCATTTGTCTCAAAACCATTAACGGATGAAAAAGTATTGAGCATGTACAACTTACTTACTTAG
- a CDS encoding ABC transporter ATP-binding protein yields MKAKAFDIRLFKRILEYTKPYKMRFNGVVIFAISLSIFAALRPYLLKQTVDGYIQTEDSHGLLGYIALMGIVLLLEVFSQFYFVYWANWLGQDIVKDIRIKLFKHILSFRMKYFDLVPVGQLVTRSVSDIEAIARIFSQGLFMIISDLMKMVVVLGFMLYMNWKLTWIVIIAMPILVFFTRIFQRKMQVAFEEVRTEISNMNTFVQERVTGIKIVQLFNREAIESEKFKGINNKHKTAWIKTILYNSIFFPIADIISSLALGFVVLYGGIKILNGDHFTTFGDLFSYTMFIGMLFNPLRQIADKFNEMQLGMIAANRVFEILDTQDQIQDTGKKVAPVFEGAISFKNVHFGYIENEEVIKGIDLTVNAGDTVAIVGSTGAGKSTIINLLNRFYEINSGTICIDNENIEEYTLDSLRKQIGVVLQDVFLFADTIYNNITLNSSAITRDQVYEAAKEIGVHEFIMSLPDGYDFDVKERGVMLSSGQRQLIAFLRAYVSNPSILILDEATSSVDTYSEELIQKATETITKGRTSIVIAHRLATIVNADKIVVMDQGLIVEQGTHTELINKESGYYKNLYESQFNNNLTQN; encoded by the coding sequence ATGAAAGCAAAAGCATTCGACATACGATTATTTAAAAGAATTTTAGAATACACAAAACCGTACAAAATGCGTTTTAATGGAGTAGTTATTTTTGCTATTTCACTATCCATTTTTGCAGCGCTACGCCCTTATTTATTAAAACAAACAGTTGACGGATACATCCAAACAGAAGATTCTCATGGCTTATTGGGATATATTGCTTTGATGGGAATCGTGTTGCTATTGGAAGTTTTTTCACAATTTTACTTTGTATACTGGGCCAACTGGCTAGGTCAAGACATTGTAAAAGACATTCGAATCAAACTCTTCAAGCATATTTTGAGTTTTAGAATGAAATATTTTGATCTCGTACCGGTTGGACAATTGGTTACACGATCCGTTTCTGACATCGAAGCAATAGCACGAATCTTTAGTCAAGGTCTTTTTATGATCATCAGTGATTTGATGAAGATGGTTGTTGTATTGGGCTTTATGCTGTACATGAACTGGAAACTTACCTGGATTGTAATTATAGCCATGCCTATTTTGGTCTTTTTTACTCGAATTTTTCAGCGCAAGATGCAAGTTGCTTTTGAGGAAGTACGTACCGAAATTTCGAACATGAATACCTTTGTGCAAGAGCGCGTTACAGGAATAAAAATTGTACAACTCTTTAATCGAGAAGCAATTGAATCAGAAAAATTTAAAGGAATCAACAACAAGCACAAAACGGCATGGATAAAAACGATACTTTATAACTCCATATTTTTTCCGATTGCTGATATAATTTCATCTTTGGCCTTAGGTTTTGTCGTTTTGTATGGCGGAATCAAAATACTAAACGGAGACCATTTTACAACTTTTGGTGACTTATTTTCGTACACAATGTTCATCGGAATGTTGTTTAACCCTTTGCGACAAATTGCAGATAAATTTAATGAGATGCAACTTGGTATGATTGCAGCCAATCGCGTTTTTGAAATTTTGGATACCCAAGATCAAATTCAGGATACGGGTAAGAAAGTAGCGCCTGTTTTTGAAGGAGCTATTTCGTTTAAAAATGTTCATTTTGGCTATATCGAAAATGAGGAAGTCATCAAAGGCATAGATTTAACTGTAAATGCAGGAGATACAGTTGCTATCGTAGGCTCAACGGGTGCAGGAAAATCAACAATTATTAATTTGCTTAATCGATTTTACGAAATCAATAGTGGAACGATTTGCATTGATAATGAAAACATTGAAGAATACACCTTGGATTCTCTTCGTAAACAAATTGGAGTAGTTTTGCAAGATGTGTTTTTGTTTGCAGATACAATTTACAATAACATTACCTTAAATAGTTCTGCAATCACGAGAGATCAAGTGTACGAAGCAGCCAAAGAAATTGGAGTTCATGAATTTATCATGAGTTTACCTGATGGCTATGATTTTGATGTTAAGGAGCGTGGCGTAATGCTATCTTCTGGACAACGCCAACTTATTGCCTTTTTGCGTGCGTATGTGAGCAATCCTAGTATTTTAATTTTGGACGAAGCCACCTCCTCAGTCGATACTTATTCTGAGGAATTGATCCAGAAAGCTACTGAAACCATAACCAAAGGTAGAACTTCTATTGTAATAGCACACCGATTGGCAACGATTGTAAATGCTGATAAAATTGTAGTTATGGACCAAGGACTAATTGTAGAGCAAGGAACACATACAGAATTGATTAATAAAGAGAGTGGATATTACAAAAACTTATACGAATCTCAATTCAATAACAACTTAACCCAAAACTAA
- the truA gene encoding tRNA pseudouridine(38-40) synthase TruA, which yields MRYFIKLAYNGTSYHGWQYQPNVASVQETLNKALSVLLNKETNVMGAGRTDTGVHAREMFAHFDHDSLIDIPKLVHKLNSFLPADIAIYDLIPVADDAHCRFDATKRTYQYHINTQKDVFLPEKSWFLKQKLDLDLMNQASKLLFNHVNFQCFSKVNTDVNTFDCTIFEAEWQQNGTHLIFTISANRFLRNMVRAIVGTLVNVGMHKITLTDFETIIKSKSRDKAGTSVPAHGLYLTKIEYPYLK from the coding sequence TTGAGATATTTTATAAAATTAGCATACAACGGAACATCCTACCATGGTTGGCAATACCAACCCAATGTAGCATCAGTACAAGAAACCCTCAACAAAGCACTGTCGGTTCTACTAAACAAAGAGACAAATGTTATGGGCGCTGGTCGCACAGACACAGGTGTACATGCACGCGAAATGTTTGCTCACTTTGACCATGACAGCCTCATTGATATTCCGAAATTAGTTCATAAACTCAACTCTTTTTTACCCGCTGATATCGCTATTTACGATCTTATCCCCGTAGCAGACGATGCACATTGCCGTTTTGACGCTACAAAGAGAACGTACCAATACCATATCAACACCCAAAAAGATGTTTTTTTACCAGAGAAAAGTTGGTTTCTAAAACAAAAACTAGACCTAGATCTTATGAATCAGGCGTCTAAACTGTTATTCAATCATGTCAATTTTCAATGCTTCTCAAAGGTCAACACAGACGTAAATACTTTTGATTGCACAATTTTTGAAGCAGAATGGCAACAAAACGGCACGCATTTGATTTTCACAATATCGGCAAACCGTTTCCTAAGAAATATGGTGCGCGCTATTGTAGGTACATTGGTCAACGTGGGCATGCACAAAATCACATTAACCGATTTTGAAACAATCATCAAAAGCAAAAGCAGAGACAAAGCTGGCACCTCAGTACCCGCGCATGGATTGTACCTGACCAAAATAGAATATCCGTATTTGAAATAA
- a CDS encoding metallophosphoesterase family protein, translated as MKKILLLSDTHSHIDDTILKYVAQADEIWHAGDIGDLMVTDTIKKHKPLRAIYGNIDSAEARLEFPLHDRFMCEGVSVWMTHIGGYPGKYNPNIRAELTANPPKLFICGHSHILKVQFDQKLNLLHMNPGACGISGFHQMRTMLRFVIDGDKIKDLEVIEIGKRSS; from the coding sequence ATGAAGAAGATTTTACTGCTCTCAGATACGCACAGTCATATTGATGATACCATTTTGAAATACGTGGCGCAGGCTGATGAGATTTGGCATGCCGGCGATATTGGTGATTTGATGGTGACCGATACCATTAAGAAACACAAGCCGTTGCGTGCTATTTACGGAAATATCGATTCGGCAGAGGCACGTTTAGAATTCCCCTTGCACGACCGCTTTATGTGCGAAGGTGTGTCTGTGTGGATGACGCATATTGGTGGTTATCCAGGTAAATACAACCCAAATATTCGAGCGGAATTAACTGCAAATCCTCCAAAATTATTTATTTGTGGGCATTCGCACATATTGAAAGTACAATTTGATCAAAAGCTCAATTTATTGCACATGAATCCAGGTGCCTGTGGTATAAGCGGTTTCCATCAAATGAGAACTATGCTACGATTTGTAATTGATGGTGATAAAATCAAGGATTTGGAAGTCATTGAAATTGGTAAACGTTCTTCTTGA
- a CDS encoding tetratricopeptide repeat-containing sensor histidine kinase: MKAMRYFLLLLLFIFHSTNSTTYSQTTKPTKEHTLELVRQSTRLMLADKNEESLIMARKALEYSILINNNELIANSYNTIAANFDEITEFEKAFFYYKKGLFYAEKTNNDKLKNWLNNNIGNIYCFDKKEYSKGIAYYKKSLIYSAKAKDTTQLVFTKLNITWAYFDIGAFDKGLPYLQYINKYHPKFGNELTEVAINMLNGMYSSYVNDNAKAEAYFKKGIEVGQSGDEKSDLSFTHLEYSKFLSKNKEFEKAYQNLKIYNKLTTELNDEEKLKKANLVGINLQIDEYKREIDNIESKYKTKEQSLLDEQTKNKRLSVIIISTLLIFIILFYFFFQNNKLKQKNSIKDIQSTIQLNIINANINGQEFERKKIASFLHDNISALLSSADMHLSVLNAKSETKSEELIKTKSILRDAHDKIRDLSHELLPSLLARFGLYFALHDLCEKNSNSSIHFEYICIEENTKRYHEDFELKMYFIITELLNNIIKHSNATHAKLKLAEIENILYIHITDNGQGFDTKKFMIIEGFGLNQIRARIKNMHGKISINSAMDSGTSISIKAPITFK, translated from the coding sequence ATGAAAGCAATGCGCTACTTCCTTTTATTGCTGCTGTTTATTTTTCATTCGACAAACAGCACTACCTACTCTCAAACTACAAAACCTACCAAAGAGCATACCTTAGAACTTGTACGACAATCTACCCGCTTGATGCTTGCTGATAAAAACGAAGAATCGTTAATCATGGCCAGAAAAGCATTAGAATATTCGATACTAATCAACAACAACGAACTAATTGCGAATAGCTACAATACTATTGCAGCTAACTTTGATGAAATAACCGAATTTGAAAAAGCATTTTTTTATTATAAAAAAGGCCTATTCTATGCCGAAAAAACCAATAATGATAAATTAAAAAACTGGCTCAACAACAACATTGGGAACATCTATTGTTTTGACAAAAAAGAGTACAGCAAAGGAATCGCCTACTACAAAAAATCCTTAATTTATAGCGCAAAAGCCAAAGACACCACCCAACTTGTGTTTACAAAACTAAATATTACCTGGGCTTATTTTGATATTGGCGCATTTGACAAAGGACTTCCTTACTTACAATACATCAACAAATACCATCCAAAATTCGGAAATGAATTAACTGAAGTAGCGATAAACATGCTTAACGGAATGTATTCTTCATACGTAAATGACAATGCAAAAGCAGAAGCGTATTTCAAGAAAGGTATTGAAGTTGGGCAAAGCGGGGACGAAAAATCAGATCTTTCATTCACTCATTTGGAGTACTCAAAATTTTTATCCAAAAACAAAGAATTTGAAAAAGCATACCAAAACCTAAAAATCTACAACAAACTCACCACCGAATTAAACGACGAAGAAAAGCTGAAAAAAGCAAATTTAGTGGGTATCAATCTCCAAATAGACGAGTACAAGAGGGAGATTGATAACATAGAGTCAAAATACAAAACCAAGGAGCAGTCGTTGCTTGACGAGCAAACCAAAAACAAACGCCTTAGCGTCATCATTATTTCTACCTTATTAATTTTTATCATCCTCTTTTATTTTTTCTTTCAAAATAACAAGTTGAAACAAAAAAACAGCATAAAAGATATTCAAAGTACCATTCAGCTGAACATCATCAATGCAAACATCAACGGTCAAGAATTTGAACGAAAAAAAATCGCTTCTTTTTTACATGACAACATTAGTGCTTTACTTTCCTCTGCAGACATGCATTTGAGTGTACTAAATGCCAAAAGTGAAACAAAATCAGAGGAATTAATCAAGACCAAAAGCATTCTTCGAGATGCGCACGACAAAATTAGAGATCTATCGCATGAACTTTTGCCTTCTCTTTTGGCTCGTTTTGGATTGTATTTTGCCTTACATGATCTATGCGAAAAAAACTCCAATTCAAGTATTCACTTTGAATACATTTGCATTGAGGAGAACACAAAGAGATACCACGAAGACTTCGAACTCAAAATGTATTTTATCATTACCGAATTACTCAACAATATTATCAAGCACAGTAATGCTACTCATGCCAAACTAAAATTGGCCGAAATAGAAAACATTTTATACATCCACATCACAGACAACGGACAAGGTTTTGACACCAAAAAATTCATGATTATCGAAGGATTTGGTCTCAATCAAATTCGTGCTCGAATTAAAAATATGCACGGAAAAATCTCCATCAATTCTGCTATGGATTCTGGAACTTCTATTTCGATAAAAGCCCCTATCACCTTCAAATAA
- a CDS encoding response regulator, producing the protein MKEKIRIHLADDHHVLIDGMKTLLNTVANFDVVGLSLDGSTLYDEVRNNKSHVLILDISMPTKDGLEVLKEFHQKGFPCKVIILSSYDDLKIIREVMRLGASGYLTKQCAGENIVEAIHSVSNGEEYFCNVVREKIFKTATQNIPQLAKSKTAINSLLTEREIEVIKLIALEYSGKEISEQLYISTNTVETHRKNIIKKLKAKNTISIVKFAIKNNLITA; encoded by the coding sequence ATGAAAGAAAAAATACGAATTCATCTTGCCGACGACCATCATGTACTTATTGATGGCATGAAAACACTACTCAATACCGTTGCAAATTTTGATGTAGTTGGCTTATCTCTAGATGGAAGTACTCTTTATGATGAAGTACGAAACAACAAAAGCCATGTACTTATATTAGACATAAGCATGCCTACAAAAGACGGACTAGAAGTGTTAAAGGAATTCCACCAAAAAGGATTCCCTTGCAAAGTCATCATCCTATCTAGTTATGATGATCTAAAAATCATTCGAGAAGTAATGCGCCTAGGAGCTTCTGGGTACTTAACCAAACAATGTGCCGGCGAGAATATTGTAGAAGCCATCCATTCTGTTTCCAATGGTGAAGAATATTTTTGTAATGTAGTACGCGAAAAGATTTTCAAAACGGCAACACAAAACATTCCGCAACTGGCAAAATCCAAAACTGCAATCAATTCTTTATTGACTGAGCGTGAGATTGAAGTTATTAAATTAATCGCCTTAGAATATAGTGGTAAAGAGATTAGCGAGCAATTGTACATAAGCACCAACACGGTTGAGACTCACAGAAAGAACATTATCAAAAAACTAAAGGCAAAAAACACAATCAGTATTGTGAAATTTGCAATTAAAAATAACTTGATTACGGCTTAA
- a CDS encoding DUF4293 domain-containing protein: MIQRIQSIYLFFAFVTTAILPFLFPLWTINDKDFFFMQDQVYVVLFGLSTTLSIVSIISFKNRKNQFVIGRLNIILNLILLGLFVYRSLNVSGEAEIVSEKGIGMFLPIVTIVLLVLANKAIKKDEDLVKSVDRLR; this comes from the coding sequence ATGATACAAAGAATACAATCTATATACTTGTTTTTTGCTTTTGTTACAACAGCAATCCTACCATTTCTATTCCCGTTATGGACAATAAACGACAAAGACTTCTTCTTTATGCAAGATCAAGTGTATGTAGTTTTATTTGGATTAAGTACAACCTTAAGCATCGTTAGTATCATTTCGTTCAAGAACAGAAAAAATCAATTTGTGATAGGCAGATTGAACATAATATTAAATTTAATTTTATTAGGATTGTTTGTATATCGTTCGCTAAACGTATCTGGAGAAGCTGAAATAGTTTCTGAGAAAGGTATTGGAATGTTTCTTCCGATTGTGACTATCGTGTTATTAGTTTTAGCTAATAAGGCCATCAAAAAGGACGAAGATCTCGTAAAATCAGTGGACAGATTGAGGTAA
- the rho gene encoding transcription termination factor Rho, producing the protein MFEISALKQMKLAELQEIAKAAKTIKFNGVKKETLIGLILEQQTFTVQDAAPATEVKSEAGNEDDKPKRARIVPVKKTPIAKGAAKPVISKRVMEAVVEDAISNEDVPEASATVEESSKEEEAPAKTPKIVKFSKSAYEKKIASKKEKETAPAMVKEEGADAEPTEVKEPVAPVKKVNPNQVNKQNPNQNPNQNPNQNQNPNFKSKKNNFRDADFEFDGIIESEGVLEMMPDGYGFLRSSDYNYLASPDDIYLSTSQIRLFGLKTGDTVKGVVRPPKEGEKFFPLVRVLKINGHDPQVVRDRVSFEHLTPVFPSEKFKLAERQSTISTRIIDLFSPIGKGQRGMIVAQPKTGKTMLLKEIANAIAANHPEVYLIVLLIDERPEEVTDMQRSVRGEVIASTFDREPQEHVKIANIVLEKAKRLVECGHDVVILLDSITRLARAYNTVQPASGKVLSGGVDANALQKPKRFFGAARNVENGGSLSIIATALTETGSKMDEVIFEEFKGTGNMELQLDRKIANKRIFPAIDLTSSSTRRDDLLLDENTLQRMWIMRKYLADMNPVEAMSFINDRFRKTRNNEEFLISMND; encoded by the coding sequence ATGTTTGAAATTTCTGCATTAAAACAGATGAAGCTTGCTGAGCTTCAAGAGATCGCAAAAGCGGCTAAGACAATAAAATTTAACGGTGTAAAAAAAGAAACGTTAATTGGTCTTATTTTAGAACAACAAACCTTTACGGTACAAGATGCTGCGCCAGCTACAGAAGTAAAATCTGAAGCAGGAAATGAGGACGATAAACCGAAAAGAGCTCGAATTGTACCTGTAAAAAAGACTCCTATAGCTAAAGGTGCTGCTAAACCAGTGATTAGCAAAAGAGTTATGGAAGCAGTTGTTGAAGACGCAATCTCAAACGAGGATGTTCCTGAAGCGAGTGCAACGGTAGAAGAAAGTTCGAAAGAAGAAGAAGCGCCTGCTAAAACGCCTAAAATCGTTAAATTTAGCAAATCGGCTTACGAAAAGAAAATTGCTAGTAAAAAAGAAAAAGAAACTGCTCCCGCAATGGTTAAAGAGGAGGGTGCAGATGCTGAACCGACTGAGGTAAAAGAACCTGTTGCTCCTGTAAAAAAGGTGAATCCAAATCAGGTAAACAAGCAAAATCCGAATCAAAATCCGAATCAAAATCCGAATCAAAACCAAAATCCGAATTTTAAAAGTAAGAAAAACAACTTTAGAGATGCTGATTTTGAATTTGATGGTATTATTGAAAGTGAAGGAGTTTTGGAAATGATGCCTGATGGTTATGGTTTTCTTCGCTCTTCAGATTATAATTATTTAGCATCACCAGATGATATTTATTTGTCAACGTCACAAATTAGATTATTTGGTTTGAAAACGGGTGATACCGTAAAAGGAGTGGTGCGACCTCCAAAAGAAGGAGAGAAATTTTTCCCTCTAGTTCGTGTACTTAAAATCAATGGGCATGATCCTCAAGTTGTGCGTGATAGAGTATCATTTGAACATTTAACGCCTGTTTTTCCATCTGAAAAATTTAAATTAGCTGAAAGACAAAGTACTATTTCAACCCGTATTATCGATTTGTTTTCTCCAATTGGAAAAGGACAGCGTGGTATGATCGTAGCGCAACCTAAAACAGGTAAGACGATGTTGTTGAAAGAAATAGCAAATGCAATTGCAGCCAATCATCCCGAAGTATATTTGATCGTTTTACTAATTGACGAACGTCCTGAAGAGGTGACGGATATGCAACGTAGCGTACGTGGTGAGGTAATTGCTTCTACTTTTGATAGAGAGCCACAAGAACACGTGAAAATTGCAAACATTGTTTTGGAGAAAGCGAAACGTTTGGTAGAGTGTGGTCATGATGTTGTTATTTTACTAGACTCAATTACACGTTTGGCTCGTGCCTACAATACCGTGCAACCGGCCTCTGGAAAAGTATTGAGTGGTGGTGTTGATGCAAATGCATTACAAAAACCAAAACGTTTCTTTGGTGCTGCTCGTAATGTAGAAAATGGTGGTTCTTTGAGTATAATTGCTACTGCTTTAACTGAAACTGGATCCAAAATGGATGAGGTGATTTTTGAAGAGTTCAAAGGTACAGGAAATATGGAATTGCAATTGGATCGTAAAATTGCAAACAAGCGTATCTTCCCGGCGATTGATTTAACTTCATCTAGTACAAGACGTGATGATTTATTGTTGGATGAAAACACCTTGCAAAGAATGTGGATCATGCGTAAATACCTTGCTGATATGAATCCTGTTGAGGCAATGAGTTTTATCAACGATCGTTTTAGAAAAACTAGAAATAATGAAGAGTTCTTGATTTCGATGAACGACTAA
- a CDS encoding RsmB/NOP family class I SAM-dependent RNA methyltransferase, which yields MRLHRNLVYTTIDSLNAIFNEGEYADKVVARALKKDKRWGSSDRKFVAETIYEVVRWKRLYAEVAEVKEPFDRDNLWRMFSVWAVLRGYPIPDWRQLEGTPERKIKGRFDELSKTRAIKESIPDWMDELCVKELGEEVWAKEITAQNQPAKVILRTNTLKTTKENLRAVLMDLDIETDPLEGQPEALVLKERANVFMTDAFKQGFFEVQDANSQLVAAYLDVKPGMRVVDTCAGAGGKTLHIAALMENKGQLIAMDLYESKLKQLKLRAKRDGAFNIEYRIIDSTKIIKRLHEKADRVLIDAPCSGLGVLKRNPDAKWKLQPEFIDNIRKIQSEVLESYSKIVKPGGKLVYATCSILPSENQEQVARFLSTEIGKQFALIKDHKILASDSGFDGFYMAQMERKQ from the coding sequence ATGAGATTACACAGAAATTTAGTTTACACCACAATTGATTCTCTAAATGCCATATTTAATGAAGGAGAATATGCTGATAAAGTGGTTGCAAGAGCTTTAAAAAAAGACAAACGTTGGGGAAGTTCGGATAGAAAATTCGTTGCCGAAACCATATACGAAGTCGTACGTTGGAAAAGACTGTACGCAGAAGTTGCCGAGGTAAAAGAACCTTTTGATCGCGATAATTTATGGAGAATGTTCTCTGTATGGGCGGTTTTAAGAGGATACCCAATTCCTGATTGGCGCCAACTTGAAGGTACACCAGAAAGAAAAATAAAAGGCCGTTTTGACGAATTGTCAAAAACACGTGCCATCAAAGAATCTATTCCTGATTGGATGGATGAATTGTGTGTTAAAGAATTAGGCGAAGAAGTTTGGGCTAAAGAAATCACAGCTCAAAATCAACCAGCCAAAGTTATCCTTAGGACTAACACATTAAAAACTACAAAGGAAAACCTTAGAGCCGTTTTGATGGATTTAGACATTGAAACAGATCCTTTAGAAGGCCAACCTGAAGCATTAGTTTTAAAAGAAAGAGCCAATGTCTTTATGACTGACGCTTTCAAACAAGGTTTCTTTGAAGTACAAGATGCCAATTCTCAATTGGTAGCTGCATATCTTGATGTAAAACCAGGAATGAGAGTAGTAGATACTTGCGCAGGTGCAGGAGGAAAGACGTTGCACATTGCTGCCTTGATGGAAAACAAAGGACAATTGATTGCAATGGATTTGTACGAAAGCAAATTAAAACAATTAAAACTTCGCGCAAAGCGTGATGGTGCGTTCAATATCGAATACCGTATTATTGACAGTACCAAAATCATTAAACGTTTGCACGAAAAAGCAGACCGTGTTTTGATTGATGCGCCATGTAGTGGTTTAGGTGTTTTAAAAAGAAACCCAGATGCGAAATGGAAACTGCAACCAGAATTCATTGATAACATTCGCAAGATTCAATCAGAAGTTTTGGAGAGTTATTCAAAAATTGTAAAACCAGGTGGAAAATTAGTTTATGCTACTTGCTCTATCCTACCGTCTGAAAACCAAGAACAAGTAGCACGTTTTTTATCAACTGAAATTGGAAAACAATTTGCACTTATAAAAGACCACAAAATTTTAGCTTCAGATTCAGGTTTTGATGGATTTTACATGGCTCAAATGGAAAGAAAGCAATAA